In the genome of Myxocyprinus asiaticus isolate MX2 ecotype Aquarium Trade chromosome 45, UBuf_Myxa_2, whole genome shotgun sequence, the window GACATTATGCAGGCAGTTAAAGCATCCATTGATACATCCCTTGTTATCACAAGCAATGAGCATGCAAACTCAAGAATACAAACCTTGACAACCATTTGCAACTTGCAGAATGAAGTTGAACAGTACCTGATCAGTGGCTTGCCAGGTGAAGTTCACGTGGTGGATATTGACAGGTATTGCTGGCATCCGCTGCTGCGCTTTCCTGAAGTCGTctgtgaatggggccattttccCCTCTGAGACTATTAAAATATCTTCCTCAAAACCTGTTGGATAAAACATTGAGCATTGAAATCCTGTCAAAGTTGGAAAATAACTTTGATTCAATGTATTCTGAAATGTGATAGCTCAGTTTAGAATTTGACTCTAATAGCGTTTCTGTTCCATTGAACCATTTGCATAAATCACGCCAAACACTAGCCTATTACCAATTAATATTCTTGCTTGATTGGCATCAATCCACATGTACATGCTTCCTTGCTCTGGGACAGCTTCGATTAACAGACCCCCTAAAAGTAAAAGAATGCACGTTTTAAGGTGCAGTTGAACAGCAGAGCCATTCGTGAAAGCCATGCCTCGATTTATCAAAGTGAATTGCCCGGTTTCCCCTCTTGTTCAAATCCCGTTCACTAAATGCGTCTCAAGCGAGTCTGGAATTGACAGAATGATTCGCGCGGACTGTTCCGCGAGCTACTTGTACACAGCAGGATTTGCAATTCCTTAATCTCTCCACTAGGTGGCGACGTATTATATAACAAAGAGGCGCCCCTAATCTAAGATCACAGATTTTATATTTTGAAATCTAAAAGAATTATAACTGATTAAAATCCTTTCTTCCATCCACTTAAATGGGTTTTTATAACCAAATAGAATTTGATTTAGTCTAATATCCAAATGGCAagacaatattataatatttgaatcaagtgtaacattttattaaaataaaaaacgataTTACATAATGTACTTTCTATCAGTTTATTGAAACATATAATTAATTATCTAAAAAACTATAAAACGAACTTTGATTTTCCCGTTTTGTCGGCAAACTAAAGACTAAGcccaatttattttaagaaatataattttatttatttattttctacttaACCGGTAAATACATTTGTTGCTTTTACACCGACAGCTCCCGCTTGGtttgatttcattttgatttcattgtgtttcatttatttttcatcttgtagtaattttatttgcattttcatgACTACAAGAATAcatgaaacaaaacattattGCATTGTATAGAAaggttgaaaattaaaaaaaaaatgtcaatgatAAAGTATCAAaagtcaaatataaaataaaatatttttacataaatacGACTGCATTAAGTTcatagttaaaatgtatttaaaaagtcagttaaaaatatttttttaaatttattgttCAGTTTTTGCATTTCTGAAAGTTTCccatttctttttccttttttaaaatgaacatcaacattatgaatgtttttattattacaaatattaaacattttatgtataaaggtatgtatacattttattttaagacacaaaaaatgaaaagaaaagaataaaagaaagacagaaaagtgacagggaaagataataatatctaaaacaaaataaagatacaaattatatatataattcaaatactttttacatttcaaaatatttaatgtcttaatacgttttttttttaatttacatttatgcttcACTCAATAaaaccattaatttttttttttttttttttttttttttactagtaaatTTGCATTTATGCGTATACAATTTGgtcagtattataataatattaattcaaaatatttatcGAATCTACTTTTGAAAAATCAGTGAAGCCAAAAAGTAAATTTTCCCTTAAcagcaaaaaagtttttgaacacTGAATACATTTCTGTAAATTACGCCACAATGTAACTGAATGAatgcaatgtcaaaataaatgcaacGTTTTTTATGGTAGTCATTacagaaaacattttttatttatatctttttGAATTTCTCTCAATAATAACTTGCCGGATCGAATCTGAAGTTTCAAATTGGCCGTCTGTCCGCTTACTTGTACGTCACTTCCGCCGTTGCTCGCTGTGCGTGCGTTTTTTCGTGCAAAGATGGCGTCCATACAGTTAACGGATGAGGAGCTTTTCTCGGCATTAAAACGACTCGGATTCATCCCGGGCCCGATGACAGAGAGCACGCGGCCCGTGTACCTGAAGAAACTGAAAAAGCTGCGGGAGGAGCAGCCACAGGCCCGGGGATCCAGGGGCGGGAAAGGGCGCAACAGCAGTGGGAGTATCAACAACAACAACGGCGGCAGCAGCAACAGTAACGCCGCGGCGCGAGCTCTGGAATACAGAGCCAGGCCACCGGCCAGTGACGTCACGCGCCTGAGCGCCAGCCGGAGCGCCGGTGGACGACCGACGCCGAGCGAAAAGCGCAGCGGCACAGACAGAACCGGAAAGCTCGTGCTGGGCTTCAGCTCGGACGAGTCGGACGTGGAGGCGCCGCTGAAGAAAACAGGCCCGAATCACGGCGGCGGCAGCAGGCGAGACCGAGGATCCACGTCGCAGACACCAATCAGGCCCGCGGGAACACCCGCCGCTACTCGCAGGAGCGACCACAGATCCTCCGTGGAGGATGGGTCTCCGTGGTGGGCAGACCGGGGTAAACCCAGCATAGGGGTGGATGAACGAGATCACGACAAGGACGAAGATTTGGAGGAAACGGAGAGGGACATTCGGGCTGTGAACGGGAATAAGGCGTTTTACGCATATAATAGTGGTAAGTTAAAACGGGATTACTCCGATTCAgacgaggagggggaggaggaggatCGAGAGCGTCCCCGCGAACGCCGACTGACTTCCAGACACAGTCCTCCGAAATCCGCCTCGTCCCCGTTCCGAAACGTCTGGGGTTCGGAGAAGACAGCGCATAATATTCGAGACTTCAGAGGTCTAGACATGTTGGGGGAACGGAGGGAAGACGATGACGGTGAACCAAGGGAGCTCAGTGGATGTTTCTTAAGTCTCAACCACCCTAAACGGTCTGGTTTGTTCACCGGTACTGACGGGGCTGACACTAATAAAAACCACATCGACAATGGAGAGGGTGAGTCCGCCAGCAACAGCCCTCGGTTCAGTATTGGACTCAGACCGCGGTTCTCCTCCTATACCGGTCTGTCTGCTACTTACCGAGCGAACCACTCGAACCACATCGGTTCGAACCACTCCTACAGCCATGCCTCATCCCTCAAGCCCAAACAGCACACAGCGACGGTGCCGGAGGACGAGCTCTTGCAGCAGTTTAAAAGGGAAGAGGAAGTGTCAGCCACCGGGGGCTTCAGCGCTCATTACCTGTCTATGATTCTCCTGACAGCCGCTTGTCTGTTCTTCGTGGTGCTGGGCCTCATGTACCTGCGGATGCGGGGCTCCAGCACCTCAGAGGCGGATGCAGTCAGTAAGTATCTTGTGTAGAAGGTGTGTTCTCTCGCTTCGCCATCCGACTGGGGGGGGATGTCATAAGTTTCTGGGGGGACACAAGGAAAATCTGGGGgtgcaccccccaccccccatttacAAATAAGTATTGTagctgtaccatggtactttgacatTTATCAATGTACTGAATGATCACCATGTTCATTTAACATGGTACTAACATTAGGGCTGGCATAAAGATTTGCTATTAATTTAACAAATATAATAAAGCAATCAATATTGAAGTAAACTGTAAAGTAGCAGTAAAAGAAGGAGCTTGAGATTTTAAGAATCGGGATCGTTCAATTGAAGATCATGAATAATTGGAACatgtatatttttacccagccctgaTTTACATGTTATTTAAAGGTAAGTCAAAGAATATCATGTCATTGCCATTGTATATGTTCATAAATTATGGTAACTATTGCCATtgtactagggctgggtattgatacagatttcccgatttcaTTCCGATTCACAGGCTTTCGATTCTGATCTcgattcgatattgattcttatGGGTACATTCCTGTTACAATATCCATTTGACttccatataaaaataaattctcatcTAATGTTCTTAATTATAAAGTAATCTTCTAGGCAATCCTGTTAGGtacaattcaaaaatattaattttacaaaatttattttataattagtttttcatcaaattggtcgcattttagcttttgaaaaatataaaaattcagtctgttccatcagttaatgtcttgaaattgcatataataTGTTGCatataaattttgttagatttttattgtttacttgcataatttgtactatttacattgatatgtagaacaggTGCTTAATCGgtattgtctctttaagactagtgGCATCAGCCAGTAAGCGCATATAATGACAGAAGATGTGCGtagtttctttagcgcatccatgtgtaATTACAATTTTATCAACATCTGACTGTAATAAACAgtaagggtattaaaagagacaataTTCAATGACATAGGGATCTGtgaatctcgtctttggacacagagCAAATTAAACCAAACTTTTGATTGGGTGATatttggttgcacatgcgagtgatttacttgcattatagagggctGCCACAGAGTGAAAGATCgattttgggatttaagaatcgagatGGTTCAAACGAAGAccgcgatgcatcagaaaatctatatttttacccagccctacatgGTACCATATGCAAGTACCATGGCACTTTTGgtacattttatcatttaaatcacCTATTAATATCAAGGTACTTTGACATATGCAATTGTACTGAATGATCTCCATGTTTATTTACCAAGATATTTCCATGCTACTTAAAGGtaaagaataccatgttattgccatggtaaatgtccaataAGCATGGATTTACAAAAAAAACATGCTAGTACCATGCTACTTTtggtacattttaatgttttaatcacCCGCTTACAATACCCAAAAATGTCTCTTTGCTCTCAATCCAGTAGTCTATGAGTACTCTTCTTTGGAGTAAGTTTCTTTAGTACATAAGGAATGGTGTAGACATAACCACAGTGCCAGATGACATTTTCATGTAAAGGTACTTGGGCTGAGGTTTCAGTATCCAGACCATGCAAATAAGACCATCGTCCATTTAATTTGAGTGGTAGCAGTAGTCCTTGTGTCAAAGCTTCATCCCATATAAAAGTATGTACAGTATTGTTTACAGTGTAGTTCATTCTAGTATATGTGGTAAATATagagacagtttttaaatatttgtgcaGATTCACTAAGACTTTATTAAATATGACACCATTCACACTGTAGGGAATTCCTTTTAAGTCcctcgtttttattttatttatttgtatttattttttggctacTCCATTAGTTAGACATGCCCAATCTTCATAGCCGTTATCATGCCAGACTATTCAACTTCTAGACAGGAAATGGACTGTGCCACTGGCTGTTTATGGGACACAGAGagatattttcattaaaaatactaGTGCACTTTGTGAAATGTCCAAATTGAGTGTGGTTGTTGATTGAACCTTGTAAATGCTACAACCAGAAGTCTGTGACAAGACAAAAACTAGCAGCCGGATTTCTCAGCACTTTCTCTCTCACCATTTTTGTGACTATATAAAGCCTTATCTCTCAGTTTTCCCATTCTCATTTGGCCGTTTTCTCACCAAAAGTGAGCATGCAAGATTTTACTGAGCTACTCATCTAAATCCCTCTTTAATACATCACCACAGAATACCATTTTAATCTTTACATTTTCTGTATTAAGCGATTCCTGTAATTTGAAAATAACCTTGTCTCGTAGTCCCCACATTGGTATGTTGTAATCGCAGTCATAATTTGATGACCAGCATTAATCTTTTGAAACATTTTTCCTAAATGAGAGAAAAGTTGAAGTCTGTTCTTGGATATGCAGGCACTGCCACTCAGTTTAAATGGCTTGAGTACCATCAGAGTAAAGTGCTTTTGAGGCAGAGACGGCTCTTGAGAGGAAGCCGATTGATGAATTACTGTGTATATTTGTGGCATGGCCAGTCTCTTTGGGAGGGAGCTTTGACTGGAGAGTGCACTGCAGACATCTAGGTCACAGACAAGCTAAAGCGGCCTAATTGTTAGTCCGTCAGGGGACTCGGGAAGCTTGTGGCCAGCCAGAGTGACTAAGTTTTCTGGCCGGCTCAATGCCCGACTCTCACACTGAGTGAGATTATATGTGTATCATTTCAtacttgcttaaaggaatatttcaggttcaattaagctgtcaacagcatttgtggcataatattgatgacCAAAAAGACGTATTTcgataaaaaagcaaaaatcaagattacagtgaggcccttacaatggaagtgaatggggacaattgttggagggtttaaaggcagaaatgtgaagctttcaattttataaaagcacttccattaattcttctgtaaaaactcatgtattatttgagctgtaaagttgtttaaatcgttattttttactgtagtttaggtttccaggtttgttgactacatggtcatggcaacaaagttgtaaaattagttataactttacacagaaaaggttagttagcgattttgtcactctaaaatcatgttaacatgcatattgtttacattttgtggcttatCTTTCGAaaagagtgagtattttaacgtttacggattggccccattcacatccattgtaagtgcctcacaggaacccagatttttgttttggttttaaagaaaaggaggggcaagtcaataataatttttgtggtaatcaatattataccaaaaatgctgttgattgagcttaacttgtattgtaacctggaatattcctttcagtTGCTCTTTTCTTTGCAAATTTGGCTCTATTTGGAATATCTAGTGGATATTAGGATGAATCAGGTGTAGGCTGTTTTAGATAAATCAAGTGCATTCAAGATTCAATTTGACTGACAGCAATCTATAAACCAGCCAATTAGCAAGGAAAAACACATGCAGAATGTGTCTTTGCACATCTTTGGCACAACAAATGAAATCAGGGTCAAGCTTGATCACGACAcgaagtgccatttttttatagGAGTAAAGTGCGGTATATTGCTTCCACTCTTCTGTTTAGAGGTTATTACATGATTTGCGACATCAGACAGCTCATATTTTATATCCTAGACAAATGCAGCCAAAGAGTGAGACATGTAGGGCGGTTGCTGTGCTAAATCTGGGCCTGGGCCAGAGCGAGGAGAGAAACACAATGTTCAGACAATGACTCAAGAGTGAGACACTGAAAAGCTCTCACCCGCAGTCACTCGTTTAAGTGTGAGACGATGAGCAGCCCTCCGCCATAGTCACTCCCTCTGTCTGCACCCAGCATGGCTTGGAAACTCCGTCTGGCCATGATATTATAATTCTCTTAGTAGGTCACTATATCAGCTGGACTAAAACAGTTTTGTCTAGTAAGTAATGCCATTTTGTCCTTGTCTTTTTCAGTCACGAAACACCCGTTCGGACCAGAGTTCGATAAAGCATATGTAAGTGTCTGTCTGCTCTGAGATTCACTTGTTTCTCGTGTATTAAAATTTGAATCAGACAGTTGAGCTGCTTGAGTCAACTGAACATCCACTTCATGTATTTGCATTGACTCAACAGGACGTCAAAGAGCGAGACCTCATTCTCAACCTTCTCCTGTCTCTACATGATCACCTGGCCAATGTTGCAGGTGAGTGAACAATTTAGccatgtgcaaaactacatattttcaaaattgactagTCTGTGATTTGTTAGAGACGCCGATCAGATGCATTTCCTGGCAACGTATGTACACTAAGACCATTCTATATAATAATTGATCAAATAAATACACTAAATAACCTTTCTTTGCACAAAACTATCAGTCCTTATAAAAGCTGAGATTTATGGATAAACTTATGCATGATAACAGGAACTTTTAACAGCAGGCAATTTTAAGTCTGACAGAAAATGTGTTGTTATTCTGAATATGGGGGATTTGTTATTGAAGTGGTGCATTGACACAGTTACGGTGGTGCTTTTCAAGGGACGAATTaaggccccatttccacctggtataaCAGTGCGTGTCGGGTGATcccatcacatgtggtcaggtgagacatgTGGCTGTTTACACCTTGTCACATAAATGCATCTCCTATGACCAcatgtgttcggatttggaggggagggtctctgtttcatgacagcATACATCAATCTCTGTCAGTgatgtgctttaatatcatgcaataacaaagtcagaaaagacaaagcaaGCGCAGTAAAactgcgctgtttctcccagatg includes:
- the LOC127434960 gene encoding inner nuclear membrane protein Man1-like, with product MASIQLTDEELFSALKRLGFIPGPMTESTRPVYLKKLKKLREEQPQARGSRGGKGRNSSGSINNNNGGSSNSNAAARALEYRARPPASDVTRLSASRSAGGRPTPSEKRSGTDRTGKLVLGFSSDESDVEAPLKKTGPNHGGGSRRDRGSTSQTPIRPAGTPAATRRSDHRSSVEDGSPWWADRGKPSIGVDERDHDKDEDLEETERDIRAVNGNKAFYAYNSGKLKRDYSDSDEEGEEEDRERPRERRLTSRHSPPKSASSPFRNVWGSEKTAHNIRDFRGLDMLGERREDDDGEPRELSGCFLSLNHPKRSGLFTGTDGADTNKNHIDNGEGESASNSPRFSIGLRPRFSSYTGLSATYRANHSNHIGSNHSYSHASSLKPKQHTATVPEDELLQQFKREEEVSATGGFSAHYLSMILLTAACLFFVVLGLMYLRMRGSSTSEADAVITKHPFGPEFDKAYDVKERDLILNLLLSLHDHLANVAGEHDCGDHSNPLNRSVSFSDASEYLKLQNKAYENWIATSLEWILKTKEVVGIKLVGADPDEPVEDISEISRLESSHPRMSFYCRFRRAFFTVILRVFLILAGIGVVWGLVYYMKYRWRREEEETRQMYDMVERIIDVLRSHNEACQENKDLQPYLPIPHVRDSLVQPQDRKKMKKMWDRAVKFLSANESRIRTETQRIGGADFTVWRWVQPTMSPDKMSSMPSKVWQGKAFPLDRRNSPPNSLTPCLKIRNMFDPVMEVGENWHLAIQEAILEKCSDNDGIVHIAVDKNSREGCVYVKCLSAEHSGKAFKALHGSWFDGKLVTVKYLRLDRYHQRFPQALGSNTPLNPSSSSMNSMSRLNQRSSTSSSLGFS